One Streptococcus sp. VT 162 genomic window, GGTGGCTTGGCTATCGGTATTACTGGTATTCTCTACGTATTTGTAAGCCCCATCGTAGCTAGTTTGATATTGAGTTAAAAAGCAAGGAAGCTGAGTTCCTTGCTTTTTTCCAATTTTATTTTGTAAGGATTTACTTTTCTTTGCTTAAATGAATGACTTGGTCGTAGCGTTTTAAGTCCTCGTCTGTATAATGGTGAATGACTTCAATGACTGTCTGAGGTAGCGAGAAGAGGAGGTCGCTAATCTTTTTGCTATTCTCTAAGTCAAGATTGGCCTTAATCTCATCAGCCAAGATGAGTTGGCTGTCGTGATAGAGCGCGCGAGCGATTTCGAGTCGTTGTTTCTCGCCACCAGACAGGCTATCGTTGCTAAGAGTTCGATTTTTCAAATGTTCTAAACCAGTTGTCTTGAGGATATGATTCAACCTTTCTTGCTTTTTAGTCATTCCTAGAAGGATATTGTCTTCCAGAGACAGCGTGTCAAAGTAATGGCTATCTTGGAGGATATAGGAGCTAACGCTCGTGATTTCTTGGCGTGATAGGCTTTGGCCAGCAAATGCAATCCGTCCACTGGTCGCAGCCAACTCTCCATGAATGATATTGAGTAAAGTCGTTTTTCCAGAGCCACTTTCACCGATAATGGCAATCTTTTCTCCTTTCTTGATGTGCATGGAAAGAGGGGATAAAAGGACCTGTCCCTCTTTTTCTAGAGAGATATTCTCTAGTTGGACGGGATAAATGTTTTGGAAGGTGCTAGTAGAAATAGGACTAGAATTTGTGAAAAGTACTTGGTACTTTTCACAGAGGTATTGAGTTGCTTTTCGGGTGTTAGTAAAGTAGGCTAATTCTTGGAATTGATAGCCAATATTATGAGAAACGAGATAAATGGCTACAAAACTAGCTGCGTTTAAATAACCATAATAGGTCATAAAACCGCCAATGACAATAGGGGCAACGGAGCAAAAGGCATCGATGCTATTGATAAAGAGACTGTTTAGGGTACGTTGTTTCTCATATCGTATTTCCGCATCCAAACTAGTCTGTAACTGATTTTGATAGCGAGCAAAAAAGAAGTCCTGTCCCTGATAATGACGAATCTGTTGGCTACCGCCAATAAAATTTGTCAAGCTTGATAAGTAGCTCTGGTTAATAGTGGACCGCTTTTCAGAAAGTGAATCTAAACGCTTAGATCCGATGGCGCTACAGAGGACAGGGACGGAGTAGAAGAGAATAAAAATCAAGCCTAGGTAAAAATTAGTCCACAGGGCATATAGAATGGAGACGGTTGTGAAACCAAGAGAAGAAATAATGATAACGGTTGGCTCAATATAGCTCTTTTCTAACTGGTTGACGTCGTTTTCTAAATCAGACAAAATATCCTTTTCATCAATATCATAACCGCTGAGGAATCGCTTGAAAATAGCGCTTTTAATTCCATATCTGAAATCAGTAATCAAACGAGCGTAGTAATAGCGTTTTCCAGCTAGCCCCAGTAAGAGGATGAGGTTTCCAAGGATTCCCAGAATCAACACTTTCCAAAGAAGTTCCAGTTCTTGATTGGTAAAACTAGCAACGATACTCTGAATGAGCGCTGGCGTAATAATCGCTTCCAGCCATGTGATTGCAATCGAAAAGAAGTAAAGTGTTAAGTGTTTCTTTGCAACAAACGTTCTAAGCATAAAGAGCTCCCTCCTTATCAATATACAGTAATCACTTTTAAAATTATTATACTCCTTTTTATCCACATTTTCATACAATATATCTAAAAGAA contains:
- a CDS encoding ABC transporter ATP-binding protein, with the protein product MLRTFVAKKHLTLYFFSIAITWLEAIITPALIQSIVASFTNQELELLWKVLILGILGNLILLLGLAGKRYYYARLITDFRYGIKSAIFKRFLSGYDIDEKDILSDLENDVNQLEKSYIEPTVIIISSLGFTTVSILYALWTNFYLGLIFILFYSVPVLCSAIGSKRLDSLSEKRSTINQSYLSSLTNFIGGSQQIRHYQGQDFFFARYQNQLQTSLDAEIRYEKQRTLNSLFINSIDAFCSVAPIVIGGFMTYYGYLNAASFVAIYLVSHNIGYQFQELAYFTNTRKATQYLCEKYQVLFTNSSPISTSTFQNIYPVQLENISLEKEGQVLLSPLSMHIKKGEKIAIIGESGSGKTTLLNIIHGELAATSGRIAFAGQSLSRQEITSVSSYILQDSHYFDTLSLEDNILLGMTKKQERLNHILKTTGLEHLKNRTLSNDSLSGGEKQRLEIARALYHDSQLILADEIKANLDLENSKKISDLLFSLPQTVIEVIHHYTDEDLKRYDQVIHLSKEK